In a genomic window of Styela clava chromosome 11, kaStyClav1.hap1.2, whole genome shotgun sequence:
- the LOC120347553 gene encoding NFU1 iron-sulfur cluster scaffold homolog, mitochondrial-like isoform X1 translates to MLRGCPVVGILHEYRNSGFGIMVSPRMCGVGSLFCSPLFSMEEENHNHLLDDTMNHPGMTCRMENTRSRSHKCSSYKNNVSRSTSHNSDISTSSPISHCSSCTTDSLGDRVVVARPGLVIVRNAESMSIDSVPASDSSVMLFYPGCSVLSCIKDKVTFNFSSLHKCNSPLVRQLLKLNGVEQVTLASDHIQVKKVCHKHKDNTSQRFCSVSWRNLKPEILATMIEFFSSGIPVLEEENMSCDSLISLCEEDSGLIIQDLIESRIRPMVKQEGGDVAFVEYRSDHCVVLTFSGTCISTRAATNVLKDVILGLLQFHVPDVSDIIEITSTPT, encoded by the exons ATGCTGCGCGGTTGTCCTGTAGTCGGCATTCTGCACGAATATCGGAATTCCGGTTTTGGAATTATGGTATCGCCGCGAATGTGCGGTGTAGGATCATTATTTTGCTCTCCACTTTTTAGTATGGAAGAAGAAAA CCATAACCACCTGCTTGATGATACAATGAATCACCCTGGCATGACATGCAGAATGGAAAATACGAGATCAAGATCGCATAAATGTTCATCATATAAAAACAATGTTAGCAGATCAACTTCACACAACTCTGATATCTCAACTTCTTCACCTATATCACATTGTAGTTCATGTACGACAGATAGCCTGGGAGACAGGGTAGTTGTTGCTAGACCGGGATTAGTAATTGTTCGAAACG CTGAAAGCATGTCAATTGATTCTGTGCCTGCCAGCGATTCATCTGTTATGTTATTTTATCCTGGCTGCTCAGTGCTTTCTTGTATCAAAGATAAAGTGACCTTTAATTTCTCTTCACTACACAAATGCAACTCTCCACTCGTAAG acaaTTATTGAAGTTAAATGGAGTGGAACAAGTGACCTTAGCATCAGATCATATACAAGTCAAG AAAGTCTGTCATAAACACAAGGACAACACAAGTCAAAGGTTTTGTTCTGTTAGTTGGAGAAATTTAAAACCAGAAATTTTAGCAACTATGATAGAATTTTTTTCGAGTGGTATACCTGTACTAGAAGAAGAAAATATGAGTTGTG ATTCATTAATTTCTTTATGTGAAGAAGATTCAGGCCTTATTATTCAAGATTTAATTGAAAGTAGAATCAGGCCCATGGTGAAGCAAGAAGGCGGTGATGTTGCATTTGTC GAATACAGGTCTGATCATTGCGTTGTTCTGACATTTTCTGGGACGTGCATATCTACGCGAGCTGCAactaatgttttaaaagatGTCATCCTTGGGCTTCTGCAATTTCATGTGCCAGATGTATCAGATATCATCGAG ataacTTCCACTCCCACATGA
- the LOC120347096 gene encoding caspase-2-like: MEAEHRKLLQRHRMTLAKDLCIDEICQILFAEDILSDHMVEVISSKKSTFEKNVAFLTKLPTRGPLAFSFFIQALHETGQGHLAQILCPSLQSTRLNNNIGNMNEFPSATDMQPSSFSFAESTPTKGSPHQIFDSSFEISSISNTTPKSCKIVPSPRPVLTECSPNTVGQSRSPGIPVTQNQLTPVEHMDISVISNDTSPSFSAKRKFVPHNHSNLDSLRSNSSIENLRSTAGLTRNNHNLSPANNNHISCTISQPNHTLQHQIIPLQPVVSDAPAWDNVKVRPTSLEFLRSRMNDSYPLFKLCKGITLLISVTEFEPVACLDDRLGGERDCARLELMFQQLSYENYQLKNGTAAEIWNTLKNFSSWAKLAEFESCFIVLMSHGQDGIIFGRDGKAVSLPDVYDLFSNEKCPHLQNKPKVFLVQACRGDQPDKGTDQLDGPANKKGQSHGKSAKRKLLDTNNNNIKSKLPTMSDCLVAYATVPGYAAMRNTEQGSWFIQAFIQIVAHHAKDKSLLEIMTMTNNHVMSREGWSPDSDFHRCKEMSEFTSCLCKPLYFFPGIYLKQMS, translated from the exons ATGGAAGCTGAACACAGGAAGTTACTGCAACGTCACCGTATGACCTTGGCAAAGGATTTATGTATCGATGAGATTTGTCAAATTCTTTTTGCGGAAGATATTTTGTCAGATCATATGGTTGAAGTTATTTCGTCGAAAAAGTCAACCTTTGAAAAGAAT gtTGCATTCCTCACCAAGTTACCAACACGAGGACCACTTGCATTCAGTTTCTTCATTCAAGCATTGCATGAAACGGGCCAAGGACATCTTGCTCAAATTCTATGTCCATCGCTTCAATCCACCAGATTAAATAATAACATAGGAAACATGAATGAATTTCCATCTGCTACTGATATGCAACCATCATCCTTTTCATTTGCTGAATCCACCCCTACCAAGGGTTCTCCACATCAGATTTTTGACTCAAGTTTTGAGATTAGTTCAATTAGCAATACTACTCCAAAATCGTGCAAGATTGTACCATCTCCCCGTCCTGTTTTGACGGAGTGTTCACCAAATACTGTTGGACAATCAAGATCTCCAGGCATTCCTGTTACCCAGAATCAACTGACACCTGTAGAACACATGGACATCAGTGTTATTTCAAATGATACATCACCGTCGTTTAGCGCAAAACGGAAATTTGTTCCACACAATCATTCCAATTTGGATTCTCTTCGTTCAAATTCATCTATTGAGAATCTTCGTTCAACTGCTGGGCTTACACGAAACAATCATAACCTTTCTCCTGCCAATAACAATCATATTTCTTGTACAATTTCCCAACCCAATCATACCTTACAACATCAAATCATACCGCTGCAACCAGTCGTAAGTGATGCTCCAGCGTGGGATAATGTCAAAGTGCGTCCTACATCACTCGAg TTTCTTCGAAGTCGGATGAATGACAGCTATCCACTGTTCAAATTATGCAAAGGTATCACCTTACTCATTAGTGTTACTGAGTTTGAACCTGTAGCTTGCCTGGACGATCGACTT GGTGGCGAGAGAGACTGTGCTAGATTAGAACTTATGTTCCAGCAACTTTCATATGAAAATTACCAATTAAAAAATGGGACAGCTGCTGAAATTTGGAACACCTTGAAG AATTTTTCATCCTGGGCCAAACTAGCAGAATTCGAAAGCTGTTTTATTGTTCTAATGAGTCATGGTCAAGATGGTATTATATTTGGAAGAGATGGAAAGGCAGTCAGTCTTCCTGATGTTTATGATCTGTTTTCAAATGAGAAATGTCCTCATCTGCAAAATAAACCCAAG GTGTTTCTGGTACAAGCATGTCGTGGTGACCAACCTGACAAGGGAACTGATCAACTAGATGGGCCTGCGAATAAAAAA GGTCAAAGTCATGGAAAATCAGCAAAGAGAAAACTCCTGGATaccaataataacaatataaagAGCAAACTGCCTACAATGTCAGATTGTCTTGTTGCTTATGCCACTGTACCGGGATATGCTGCAATGAGAAATACAGAGCAAGGAAGCTGGTTTATACAAGCTTTCATTCAG ATTGTTGCTCATCATGCAAAAGACAAAAGTTTGCTGGAAATCATGACAATGACCAACAATCACGTTATGAGTCGTGAAGGATGGAGCCCAGATTCTGATTTCCACAGGTGTAAAGAAATGTCTGAATTCACATCTTGCCTTTGTAAGCCGCTATACTTTTTTCCCGGAATTTATTTGAAGCAGATGTCATAA
- the LOC120347554 gene encoding calaxin-like, with product MYIMNGLNRKNLQKDADDICKGAPTLHFNRREVQALLVLFKGFNNKGEKLDRNQFRDFLQVWFSMTEDLLMDRVFRAFDTDSDSYINTKEWVEGLSVFMRGTLDEKIDYTFKVYDLNGDSYISREEMFQMLKNSLVKQPTEEDPDEGVKDLVETALKKMDFDHDSRLSFADFKQAVVAEELLLEAFGPCLPDEKSLEVYEAKLADVAMDFTDFSSKN from the coding sequence ATGTATATCATGAATGGACTTAATAGGAAAAATCTACAAAAAGATGCAGATGATATCTGCAAAGGTGCACCAACACTTCACTTCAATAGAAGAGAAGTCCAAGCCTTGCTTGTGTTGTTCAAAGGTTTCAACAACAAAGGCGAAAAACTTGATCGAAACCAATTTCGAGATTTTTTGCAAGTTTGGTTCAGTATGACAGAAGATCTACTTATGGATCGTGTTTTTCGAGCATTTGACACAGACAGTGACTCTTACATCAACACAAAAGAATGGGTTGAAGGTTTATCTGTTTTCATGAGAGGAACACttgatgaaaaaattgattataCTTTCAAAGTGTATGATCTTAATGGCGATAGTTACATATCGCGTGAGGAAATGTTCCAAATGCTGAAAAATTCTTTAGTAAAGCAACCGACCGAAGAAGATCCAGATGAAGGCGTAAAAGACTTGGTTGAAACAGCATTGAAGAAAATGGATTTTGATCATGACAGTCGTCTTTCATTCGCAGATTTCAAACAAGCAGTTGTAGCAGAAGAACTCCTATTGGAAGCTTTCGGACCCTGTCTACCAGACGAGAAAAGCTTAGAAGTATATGAAGCTAAACTAGCAGATGTTGCAATGGATTTTACAGATTTCTCCTCCAAAAACTAA
- the LOC120347553 gene encoding NFU1 iron-sulfur cluster scaffold homolog, mitochondrial-like isoform X2: MNHPGMTCRMENTRSRSHKCSSYKNNVSRSTSHNSDISTSSPISHCSSCTTDSLGDRVVVARPGLVIVRNAESMSIDSVPASDSSVMLFYPGCSVLSCIKDKVTFNFSSLHKCNSPLVRQLLKLNGVEQVTLASDHIQVKKVCHKHKDNTSQRFCSVSWRNLKPEILATMIEFFSSGIPVLEEENMSCDSLISLCEEDSGLIIQDLIESRIRPMVKQEGGDVAFVEYRSDHCVVLTFSGTCISTRAATNVLKDVILGLLQFHVPDVSDIIEITSTPT; the protein is encoded by the exons ATGAATCACCCTGGCATGACATGCAGAATGGAAAATACGAGATCAAGATCGCATAAATGTTCATCATATAAAAACAATGTTAGCAGATCAACTTCACACAACTCTGATATCTCAACTTCTTCACCTATATCACATTGTAGTTCATGTACGACAGATAGCCTGGGAGACAGGGTAGTTGTTGCTAGACCGGGATTAGTAATTGTTCGAAACG CTGAAAGCATGTCAATTGATTCTGTGCCTGCCAGCGATTCATCTGTTATGTTATTTTATCCTGGCTGCTCAGTGCTTTCTTGTATCAAAGATAAAGTGACCTTTAATTTCTCTTCACTACACAAATGCAACTCTCCACTCGTAAG acaaTTATTGAAGTTAAATGGAGTGGAACAAGTGACCTTAGCATCAGATCATATACAAGTCAAG AAAGTCTGTCATAAACACAAGGACAACACAAGTCAAAGGTTTTGTTCTGTTAGTTGGAGAAATTTAAAACCAGAAATTTTAGCAACTATGATAGAATTTTTTTCGAGTGGTATACCTGTACTAGAAGAAGAAAATATGAGTTGTG ATTCATTAATTTCTTTATGTGAAGAAGATTCAGGCCTTATTATTCAAGATTTAATTGAAAGTAGAATCAGGCCCATGGTGAAGCAAGAAGGCGGTGATGTTGCATTTGTC GAATACAGGTCTGATCATTGCGTTGTTCTGACATTTTCTGGGACGTGCATATCTACGCGAGCTGCAactaatgttttaaaagatGTCATCCTTGGGCTTCTGCAATTTCATGTGCCAGATGTATCAGATATCATCGAG ataacTTCCACTCCCACATGA